A genome region from Chlorogloeopsis sp. ULAP01 includes the following:
- a CDS encoding nitrate ABC transporter ATP-binding protein (This model describes the ATP binding subunits of ATP-binding cassette (ABC) transporters for nitrate transport, or for bicarbonate transport, in bacteria and archaea.), translating into MSVFVAIDQIDKVFNLSNGGQYIALKGIDLEIKKGEFISLIGHSGCGKSTLLNMIAGLDLPSDGLVTLEGKRITKPGPDRMVVFQNYSLLPWRTVRENITLAVDSVMTHLPAGERRAIVEQHIDMVGLRPHAEKPPAMLSGGQKQRVAIARALAIRPKLLLLDEPFGALDALTRGNLQEQLMQICEQNQVTAVMVTHDVDEAVLLSDRIVMLTNGPESKIGGILEVDIPRPRKRMEVVEHPSYYSLRSEMIYFLNQQKRIKKIRARKTTIVSKHGLEKVNLEIGFVPLTACAPLAVAKEKGFFAKHGLDDVNLVRETSWRGIVDGIAGGYLDAAQMPSGMPMWLTLGGNENRPLPIVTSLTMTRNGNAITLAKRFYEQGIQTVAEFKQYLKSTRDKRHIMGVVHPSSMHSLLLRYWLASGGVDPDRDVDIKTIPPAQMVADLQAGTIDGYCVGEPWNIRAAAENVGFTIATDLEVWLGHPGKVLGVREDWATAYPNTYIALTKALLEACYYCSLPENAQEIREILARREYVSTDIEYIQIEDPNKITCDLDHPMQEYAHHQFFAESAINRPSRTEQIWIMTQLARWGEVPFPRNWVEIVERVCRVGVFSTAARELGMDTSYTRQPINLFDGTVFNADDPIAYLNSLKIKHDFSVAEVILDAPTRRVA; encoded by the coding sequence ATGTCTGTATTCGTTGCAATTGACCAAATTGATAAGGTTTTTAACCTCAGCAATGGTGGACAATACATTGCTCTCAAAGGTATTGACTTGGAAATCAAAAAAGGAGAATTTATTTCCCTGATCGGCCACTCAGGTTGTGGTAAATCCACATTATTAAATATGATTGCCGGTTTGGATTTACCAAGCGATGGTTTGGTGACTCTTGAAGGCAAACGTATTACCAAACCAGGGCCTGATCGAATGGTAGTTTTCCAAAATTATTCGTTGCTGCCTTGGCGAACGGTACGGGAAAATATAACTTTGGCTGTAGACTCGGTGATGACGCATCTGCCAGCAGGCGAACGTCGCGCTATTGTCGAACAACATATCGATATGGTGGGGTTGCGTCCTCATGCTGAAAAACCTCCGGCAATGTTATCTGGTGGACAAAAGCAAAGGGTAGCGATCGCCCGCGCTTTAGCAATTCGCCCCAAGTTACTGCTGCTGGATGAACCATTTGGTGCTTTGGATGCACTGACACGCGGTAATTTGCAAGAACAACTAATGCAAATCTGCGAACAAAACCAAGTCACCGCCGTGATGGTTACCCACGATGTTGATGAAGCAGTGCTGCTTTCCGATAGAATTGTGATGCTCACCAATGGGCCGGAATCGAAAATTGGTGGCATCCTAGAAGTAGACATTCCTAGACCTCGCAAGCGGATGGAAGTAGTAGAACATCCCAGTTACTACAGCTTGCGCAGCGAAATGATTTACTTCCTCAACCAGCAAAAGCGCATCAAAAAAATTCGCGCACGCAAAACTACAATTGTCTCGAAGCACGGTTTAGAAAAAGTTAATCTGGAAATTGGCTTTGTACCCCTGACTGCCTGCGCCCCCCTAGCAGTGGCAAAAGAAAAAGGCTTTTTCGCCAAGCACGGTTTAGATGATGTCAACCTAGTGCGTGAAACCAGTTGGCGCGGAATCGTCGATGGCATTGCGGGCGGATATTTAGATGCTGCCCAAATGCCCTCTGGAATGCCGATGTGGCTAACTTTGGGAGGTAATGAAAATCGACCTCTACCGATTGTTACCTCTCTTACCATGACGCGCAACGGTAATGCCATCACCCTCGCCAAACGCTTTTACGAACAAGGGATACAAACTGTCGCTGAATTCAAACAGTATCTCAAAAGTACCCGTGACAAACGGCACATTATGGGGGTAGTGCATCCTTCCTCAATGCATAGCTTGCTGTTACGTTACTGGCTGGCATCTGGTGGTGTCGATCCTGATCGAGACGTGGATATAAAAACTATTCCCCCCGCCCAGATGGTAGCTGACTTGCAAGCTGGGACTATCGATGGTTACTGTGTAGGTGAGCCTTGGAACATCCGCGCTGCGGCTGAAAACGTTGGCTTTACAATTGCTACCGATTTAGAAGTTTGGTTGGGACATCCGGGTAAAGTTCTTGGTGTACGAGAAGATTGGGCAACAGCTTACCCCAATACCTATATTGCCTTGACTAAAGCTTTGTTGGAAGCTTGTTATTACTGTTCGTTGCCTGAAAATGCTCAAGAAATTCGGGAAATTTTGGCGCGGCGGGAATATGTCAGCACCGATATTGAGTACATCCAAATCGAAGATCCAAACAAGATTACTTGTGACTTAGATCATCCGATGCAGGAATATGCCCATCACCAATTTTTTGCAGAGTCTGCCATCAATCGCCCCAGTCGTACCGAGCAAATATGGATTATGACGCAGTTAGCACGTTGGGGTGAAGTACCTTTCCCCAGAAATTGGGTGGAAATTGTAGAACGAGTATGTCGAGTTGGTGTATTTAGCACCGCCGCACGAGAACTAGGTATGGATACAAGTTACACTCGTCAGCCAATTAATTTATTTGATGGCACAGTCTTTAACGCTGACGATCCAATTGCCTATCTCAACAGCTTGAAGATTAAGCACGATTTTTCTGTTGCAGAAGTTATTCTCGATGCACCGACAAGAAGAGTTGCTTAA
- a CDS encoding lipid kinase: MSQRALLLVNCQSRQGQRRLPEAISCLVQQGFEIIAASAEKPEDFSLVIRRYQHQVDLVIIGGGDGSLNAAVDTLIETHLPLGILPLGTANDLARTLGIPNSLPEASKAIAQGELRRIDLGCVNGKHFFNVASLGLSVKITQRLTKEVKRRWGVFAYAFTALQVIFESRPFSAEIDMNGKSMRVKTVQIAVGNGRYYGGGMAVAPDAAIDDQRLDLYSLEIKHWWEIILLLPAMRQGQHIHQSNVRALHGQEIKVYTRKPRPINTDGEITTYTPANFRVVPQALAVFVPLKSNIVKTNTSPKVAGV; this comes from the coding sequence ATGAGTCAGCGTGCACTGCTATTAGTAAACTGTCAATCTCGCCAAGGGCAAAGGCGTTTGCCAGAAGCGATCAGTTGTCTTGTGCAGCAAGGCTTCGAGATTATCGCTGCATCCGCAGAAAAACCTGAAGATTTTTCACTAGTGATTCGCAGGTACCAACATCAAGTTGACTTGGTAATTATTGGTGGTGGAGATGGTAGCCTCAATGCGGCAGTAGATACATTGATAGAAACTCATTTACCTTTGGGAATCTTGCCTTTAGGAACTGCCAATGATTTGGCAAGAACTTTAGGAATACCCAACTCCCTACCCGAAGCTAGCAAAGCGATCGCTCAGGGAGAGTTAAGACGCATTGATTTGGGATGTGTAAACGGTAAACACTTTTTCAATGTTGCCAGTTTAGGATTAAGTGTAAAAATAACACAACGATTAACTAAAGAAGTTAAGCGTCGTTGGGGAGTATTTGCCTATGCTTTTACAGCGTTACAAGTAATTTTTGAATCTCGACCTTTTAGTGCAGAGATTGATATGAATGGCAAATCAATGCGTGTGAAAACAGTACAAATTGCTGTTGGAAACGGTCGATATTATGGTGGTGGAATGGCGGTAGCTCCTGATGCTGCTATCGATGATCAAAGATTGGATTTATACAGTTTAGAGATTAAGCACTGGTGGGAAATAATTCTTTTGTTACCTGCAATGCGACAAGGACAGCATATTCATCAGTCTAATGTTCGCGCCCTTCACGGGCAAGAAATTAAAGTCTATACCCGTAAACCACGTCCTATTAATACCGATGGTGAAATTACAACTTACACACCTGCTAATTTCCGTGTTGTTCCTCAGGCTTTGGCAGTATTTGTTCCACTCAAATCAAATATAGTCAAAACAAATACAAGTCCAAAAGTTGCTGGTGTTTAA
- a CDS encoding cation:proton antiporter has protein sequence MIFTEQLPNSLTWISALNSSLQTPLLATATESEYAPVVLTGVLLSLVVIYFASKLGGELSRMMDFPPVLGELVGGVVVGASALHLLVFPESGANASDSVIMNILQLINNLSPEAVTSIFESQSEAISILAELGVIVLLFEIGLESDLRELKKVGYQAAIVACVGVAVPFAAGTAGLMLLFHTPTIPAIFAGAALTATSIGITSKVLSELGHLKSREGQIIVGAAVIDDVLGIIVLAVVASLAKTGEVDVFNVIYLIASATVFLIGSILLGKFFNKTFVTIADKLQTRGKLVIPAFIFAFFMAFIGNAIHLEAILGAFAAGLVLDETDKRKELDQQVIPIADILVPIFFVTVGARVDLGVLNPVVPENQQGLIIAIFLVVVAILGKIVTGWSVFGQSGINRLAIGVGMIPRGEVGLVFLGIGAASGAIDKPLQAAIIIMVILTTFLAPPFLRVAFNRQPVEAEEIIEQADVTG, from the coding sequence ATGATTTTTACCGAACAACTACCAAATTCATTAACCTGGATATCTGCCTTAAACTCGTCGTTGCAAACTCCGTTATTAGCAACAGCAACCGAATCAGAATATGCTCCTGTTGTTCTCACCGGAGTACTGCTAAGTTTAGTTGTAATTTATTTTGCCAGTAAACTCGGTGGTGAGTTATCTAGGATGATGGACTTTCCGCCAGTGTTGGGGGAATTGGTTGGTGGAGTCGTAGTAGGTGCTTCTGCTTTGCATCTGTTGGTATTTCCCGAAAGTGGTGCCAACGCCTCCGACTCTGTAATCATGAATATCCTGCAACTCATCAATAACCTCAGCCCGGAAGCGGTAACATCAATTTTTGAAAGCCAAAGCGAGGCGATTTCTATCCTAGCTGAGTTAGGCGTTATTGTCCTTTTATTTGAAATTGGACTAGAGTCTGACTTACGGGAACTCAAGAAAGTCGGTTATCAAGCAGCGATCGTTGCATGTGTTGGTGTTGCAGTTCCGTTTGCGGCTGGTACTGCTGGTTTAATGCTTTTGTTTCATACTCCAACAATTCCCGCGATTTTTGCTGGTGCAGCTTTAACAGCTACTAGTATAGGCATTACCTCCAAAGTTTTATCAGAACTTGGACATCTTAAATCGAGAGAAGGACAGATTATTGTTGGAGCTGCTGTTATTGATGATGTTTTGGGAATCATCGTTTTAGCAGTAGTAGCAAGTCTTGCCAAAACTGGTGAAGTAGACGTTTTCAACGTTATTTATTTAATTGCCAGTGCTACTGTTTTTCTTATCGGTTCAATTTTACTCGGTAAATTCTTCAACAAAACCTTTGTCACTATTGCCGATAAGCTGCAAACACGCGGAAAACTTGTTATCCCTGCATTTATCTTTGCGTTCTTCATGGCTTTTATTGGCAACGCCATTCATTTAGAAGCAATTTTAGGAGCCTTTGCTGCCGGATTAGTCTTAGACGAAACAGATAAGCGCAAAGAACTCGATCAGCAAGTAATTCCTATTGCTGATATCTTGGTGCCAATTTTCTTTGTCACCGTCGGTGCTAGAGTTGATTTAGGTGTTCTCAATCCCGTTGTACCTGAGAATCAGCAAGGATTGATTATTGCTATTTTCTTAGTGGTAGTGGCCATTCTTGGCAAAATAGTCACAGGTTGGTCAGTATTTGGTCAATCTGGAATTAATCGTCTCGCAATTGGTGTCGGTATGATTCCACGGGGTGAAGTGGGTTTAGTATTCCTTGGGATTGGTGCAGCTAGCGGTGCAATCGACAAACCTTTGCAAGCAGCTATTATTATCATGGTTATTCTCACAACCTTCTTAGCACCGCCTTTTTTGAGGGTTGCATTTAACAGACAGCCTGTGGAAGCGGAAGAAATAATCGAACAAGCTGATGTGACTGGGTAA
- a CDS encoding nitrate ABC transporter ATP-binding protein (This model describes the ATP binding subunits of ATP-binding cassette (ABC) transporters for nitrate transport, or for bicarbonate transport, in bacteria and archaea.), with protein sequence MQNRSFKVTNTAANRLGVPLATAAANRKPYLQIQDVSKVYSTKNGPFTVLDGVNLNVGEGEFICVIGHSGCGKSTLLNMVSGFNSPTSGQVLLEGKPITKPGPDRMVVFQNYALLPWRTAFENIYLAVNAVHPSKPEAEKSAIVREHLAMVGLGDAMEKKPTQMSGGMRQRVSIARALAIRPKVLILDEPFGALDAITKEELQEELLKIWNENRCTVLMITHDIDEALFLADKLVMMTNGPHAKIGEVMEIPFPRPRDRARIMEDPQYYKLRNYALDFLFNRYAHDDVG encoded by the coding sequence ATGCAAAACCGCAGTTTTAAAGTTACCAACACAGCCGCAAACAGACTAGGAGTACCTCTAGCCACCGCAGCTGCTAATCGCAAGCCTTATTTGCAAATTCAAGATGTTTCTAAAGTTTATTCAACTAAAAACGGGCCTTTCACTGTTCTGGATGGAGTAAACCTCAACGTTGGCGAAGGAGAATTTATTTGTGTCATCGGTCACTCTGGCTGTGGTAAGTCTACTCTGTTGAATATGGTATCGGGTTTTAACTCTCCCACCTCCGGGCAAGTCTTGCTAGAGGGTAAACCTATCACTAAACCAGGTCCCGATCGCATGGTTGTATTCCAAAACTATGCCCTGCTACCTTGGCGAACTGCTTTTGAAAATATCTATTTGGCTGTTAACGCTGTTCATCCCAGTAAACCAGAGGCAGAAAAGTCAGCAATCGTTCGCGAACATCTGGCAATGGTGGGCTTAGGGGATGCAATGGAGAAAAAGCCTACTCAAATGTCGGGTGGGATGAGACAACGGGTTTCGATTGCCCGCGCTTTGGCAATCCGTCCTAAAGTCCTAATTTTAGATGAACCTTTTGGGGCATTGGATGCGATCACCAAAGAAGAATTACAGGAAGAGTTACTGAAAATTTGGAACGAAAATCGCTGCACGGTATTGATGATTACCCACGATATCGATGAGGCGTTGTTTTTAGCAGACAAGTTAGTGATGATGACTAACGGCCCTCATGCCAAAATCGGTGAAGTCATGGAAATTCCTTTCCCCCGTCCACGCGATCGCGCCCGGATTATGGAAGATCCACAATATTACAAGTTGCGTAATTATGCCCTTGATTTCCTCTTCAACCGTTATGCCCATGATGACGTAGGTTAA
- the ntrB gene encoding nitrate ABC transporter permease — MTVASRRRPNPSFDNSFLSRLQKQFPDLLPPVIAIAIFLAIWQLFSWLPGATLPGPIQVVQDTWILILYPFYDRGGIDKGLFWQILASLKRVAISYTLAAIVGIGLGILIGTSKTMSKALDPLFQLLRTVPPLAWVPISLAALRQNEPAALFVIFITAIWPILINTAVGVKEIPQDYNNVAKVLQLSKKEYFFNILIPAALPYIFTGLRIAIGLAWLAIIAAEIVMSGIVGIGFFIWDAYQNNNVSEIILALIYIGAVGLLLDKLMAWIQTLILPPADQK; from the coding sequence ATGACAGTAGCCAGCAGACGACGTCCTAACCCTAGTTTTGACAATAGCTTCCTATCGCGCTTGCAAAAGCAATTTCCTGACCTTTTACCTCCTGTTATTGCAATCGCTATATTTCTAGCTATATGGCAACTGTTTTCTTGGCTGCCAGGAGCAACCTTACCAGGGCCAATTCAAGTTGTTCAAGACACCTGGATATTGATTTTGTATCCCTTTTATGACAGAGGCGGAATTGACAAGGGCTTATTTTGGCAGATTCTTGCTAGTCTCAAAAGGGTAGCAATTAGTTATACCTTAGCTGCCATTGTAGGTATAGGTTTGGGCATTTTAATTGGTACTAGTAAAACGATGTCCAAAGCTTTAGACCCTCTATTTCAGTTATTGAGAACTGTACCACCCTTGGCTTGGGTTCCTATCTCTTTAGCAGCTTTGCGACAAAATGAACCAGCAGCATTGTTTGTTATTTTCATCACTGCAATTTGGCCAATTTTAATTAACACTGCTGTAGGTGTAAAAGAAATTCCTCAAGATTACAACAACGTTGCCAAAGTTCTACAACTTTCCAAAAAAGAGTATTTCTTTAATATTCTCATTCCTGCGGCTCTACCCTACATTTTTACAGGTTTGAGAATTGCGATTGGTTTAGCTTGGTTAGCCATTATCGCAGCCGAAATTGTCATGTCAGGTATTGTTGGTATTGGCTTTTTCATCTGGGATGCCTATCAAAATAATAACGTCAGCGAAATCATCCTAGCCCTCATTTACATCGGTGCCGTTGGTTTGCTCTTAGATAAATTAATGGCTTGGATTCAAACATTGATTTTGCCACCAGCAGACCAAAAATAG
- a CDS encoding MFS transporter has translation MIQERQSFLQKWSSPIGLCLTLFLVAYNVSVVPAIMPRIVRDLDSSVGSIQGALVLLALVKASFAPTCENLIKQFGRKKVLIAGLGLFTLGVLATSFSQTIGLFVVAYSFITGLGATPLVGSPRDLVGRIYQEKTEKYALLALIVFSIIGGLTGALLGGWIASRYGWRWSFFPEFILIPVIALLLRSVPRIPPTQSVPLDWIGGLLSFLGFGLTLVGVSLAGEYGWWKPKQPFTIFGIVIPPFALSIVPVLIAVGMICLGIFAAWQRQQAQQGKASLLRAGLLRHKPFLLGLFTATLHTMITTGMQFNLYQFLPVILQLNPFQTALAVLPLSLATLVVVVFTTFKVVGRVPSQLPIYTGLTLFCLGVWLLHNAIGFNMTTLKLLPALVIMGAGSGLFLAQIGTITFSTVNRDHIAEASGIYTPFQNLGNALGRGILGSVLIGTASIRIVDQAIAQLGTTVTLTQRNEAIAKLEQVIQTYSRDERQEFFSNLPHAIQPSLNTILNTSAIEAMQTALLFILALSVCCLLLSFFLPKHPSLQAKKS, from the coding sequence ATGATACAGGAGCGGCAATCATTTCTTCAGAAGTGGTCTTCTCCAATAGGTCTATGCTTGACCCTATTTTTAGTGGCATACAACGTCAGTGTTGTCCCGGCAATCATGCCGCGTATTGTGCGGGATCTAGATTCGAGTGTGGGTAGCATTCAAGGAGCATTAGTGCTGCTGGCTCTGGTTAAAGCCTCATTTGCCCCTACTTGTGAAAATCTGATCAAACAATTTGGGCGCAAAAAAGTCTTGATAGCAGGATTGGGACTGTTCACACTCGGTGTGCTCGCCACCTCCTTCAGTCAGACTATAGGTTTATTTGTTGTTGCCTATTCTTTCATTACTGGATTGGGAGCTACACCCTTGGTTGGCTCACCACGAGATCTGGTCGGTAGAATTTATCAGGAAAAGACAGAAAAATATGCGCTGTTAGCTTTGATTGTCTTCTCAATTATCGGTGGTTTGACAGGAGCGTTACTTGGAGGATGGATTGCTTCTAGATATGGCTGGCGATGGTCTTTTTTTCCAGAATTTATACTCATTCCTGTCATTGCTTTACTGCTGCGAAGCGTTCCCCGAATTCCTCCAACCCAATCTGTGCCATTAGATTGGATTGGAGGACTATTATCATTTTTAGGATTTGGTTTGACTCTTGTTGGTGTCAGTTTGGCAGGTGAATATGGCTGGTGGAAACCCAAACAACCATTTACAATATTTGGAATTGTGATTCCGCCCTTTGCACTCTCAATAGTTCCGGTGTTGATTGCAGTGGGTATGATCTGTTTAGGAATCTTTGCAGCCTGGCAACGACAACAGGCTCAACAAGGAAAAGCCTCACTGCTGCGAGCAGGATTGCTTCGCCACAAGCCTTTTTTGCTGGGGCTATTCACAGCGACTCTGCACACTATGATTACAACAGGAATGCAGTTCAACCTTTATCAGTTCTTACCTGTCATACTGCAACTGAATCCATTCCAAACAGCCCTTGCCGTTTTACCTTTGTCTTTAGCCACTTTAGTTGTGGTTGTCTTTACCACATTCAAAGTCGTTGGACGAGTTCCATCTCAGTTACCAATCTATACTGGACTGACGTTGTTCTGTCTTGGAGTTTGGCTGCTGCATAATGCTATTGGCTTCAATATGACTACTCTAAAGTTGCTGCCTGCCTTGGTAATTATGGGAGCAGGTTCGGGTTTGTTTCTGGCACAAATTGGCACAATTACTTTTTCGACAGTCAACCGAGATCATATCGCTGAAGCTAGTGGCATTTATACCCCATTTCAAAATTTAGGTAATGCATTGGGGCGAGGAATCTTAGGATCTGTCTTGATTGGAACTGCTTCCATTAGAATTGTTGATCAAGCGATCGCACAACTGGGGACAACAGTAACCTTAACGCAGAGAAATGAAGCGATCGCCAAATTAGAACAAGTGATTCAAACCTATAGCCGCGATGAGCGACAAGAATTTTTCAGTAACTTACCTCATGCAATTCAACCCTCCCTCAACACTATTCTCAATACATCTGCGATAGAAGCGATGCAAACCGCTTTATTGTTTATCCTTGCATTGAGTGTATGTTGCTTGTTATTATCATTCTTTCTACCTAAGCACCCCTCTTTGCAAGCAAAGAAGAGTTAG
- a CDS encoding exopolysaccharide biosynthesis protein gives MTTKVPSRQIHLRFSQDIKLLLQRLAEKPLSIGDILAETSERGFSLVIALLVLPFLFPMPPGLTGPFGGACLLLSMQMMLGRRSPWLPKKISQYKFSRPFAKILLQNLQRVTKILEKITRPRLMRIAEKPLVWRFNGFCISWLAVLLISPVPLTNPIPTIGILLLAVATIESDGLLMCFGYIFTILTTLVFALIGYLLWYAPSWLPAIFR, from the coding sequence GTGACTACTAAAGTTCCTTCACGTCAAATACACTTGAGATTTTCACAAGATATTAAGTTATTGCTACAACGTCTAGCCGAGAAACCTTTGAGCATAGGAGATATTTTGGCAGAAACCTCCGAGCGGGGTTTTAGCTTAGTGATTGCATTATTAGTTTTACCCTTTTTGTTTCCCATGCCACCAGGATTAACAGGCCCTTTTGGTGGCGCTTGCTTGTTATTATCAATGCAAATGATGTTAGGAAGGCGATCGCCTTGGCTACCAAAAAAAATTTCTCAGTATAAATTTTCTCGTCCTTTTGCAAAAATTCTCCTGCAAAATTTGCAACGTGTTACCAAAATATTAGAAAAAATTACTCGTCCCCGTTTAATGCGAATAGCTGAAAAACCTTTAGTTTGGCGTTTTAACGGGTTTTGTATTTCTTGGTTAGCTGTATTATTAATTTCACCAGTTCCTTTGACCAATCCCATCCCTACTATCGGTATTTTACTGCTAGCTGTAGCAACAATAGAATCTGATGGTTTACTGATGTGTTTTGGTTACATATTTACAATATTAACAACATTAGTATTTGCACTGATTGGTTATTTATTGTGGTACGCTCCTAGTTGGCTACCAGCAATATTTCGATAG
- a CDS encoding SulP family inorganic anion transporter, with protein MQITNTINFRNLRGDLFGGLTAAIVSLPLALAFGVASGAGPVAGLYGAVCVGFFAALFGGTPTLISEPTGPMTVVITGIITSLTASNPENGLAMAFTVVMLAGIFQILFGIFRLGKYITLMPYSVISGFMSGIGVILIILQIAPFLGQPNPKGGVLGVVQNLPQLFANINPIETILGVLTLAIIFLIPSKLKRIAPPQLVALIVGTAVSLIFFGDANIRRIGEIPMGLPELQLPTFTAAQAVVMLVDGVVLGMLGCIDTLLTAVIADSLTRTEHKSDKELIGQGIGNLVSGLCGGLPGAGATMGTVVNIQTGAQTAVSGLTRALILLVVVLWAANFTEPIPMAVLAAIALKVGIDILDWSFLKRAHKVSLKGTLIMYGVMFLTVFVDLIVAVGVGVFIANILTIERLSSLQSEEVKTITDTDDAIILSDEEKRLLDRANGRVLLFYLSGPMIFGVSKAIAREHNALQNCDVLIVDLSDVPLLGVTASLAIENAIKEAVEKGRQVFIVGATGKIKRRLERFGILQLLPPHHLLMDRTEAIKEAVAFVTANNLDRDVSASSTYRSDFNDAATAQ; from the coding sequence ATGCAAATAACTAATACGATAAATTTCCGAAATTTGCGCGGTGATCTTTTTGGTGGTCTTACTGCTGCAATTGTTTCGCTTCCGCTAGCTTTGGCATTCGGTGTTGCCTCCGGTGCTGGGCCTGTAGCCGGTCTTTACGGTGCTGTTTGTGTTGGCTTTTTTGCGGCACTGTTTGGTGGTACACCGACTCTGATTTCTGAGCCAACAGGCCCAATGACTGTAGTCATTACCGGGATTATCACTTCACTGACTGCAAGTAATCCGGAAAATGGCTTGGCAATGGCATTCACTGTAGTCATGCTGGCGGGGATATTCCAAATTTTGTTTGGAATATTTCGCTTAGGGAAATACATCACCCTCATGCCTTACAGCGTGATTTCGGGTTTTATGTCTGGGATTGGAGTAATTTTGATTATTTTACAAATTGCTCCTTTTCTAGGACAGCCTAATCCTAAAGGTGGGGTGCTGGGTGTGGTACAAAATCTGCCCCAGCTGTTCGCAAATATCAATCCCATCGAAACCATTTTGGGAGTGCTGACGCTGGCAATAATTTTCTTAATACCATCTAAATTAAAGCGTATTGCTCCACCCCAACTTGTAGCACTAATTGTAGGAACTGCGGTTTCTCTAATCTTTTTCGGTGATGCAAATATCAGACGTATTGGTGAAATTCCAATGGGTCTGCCAGAATTGCAATTACCCACTTTTACTGCTGCCCAAGCCGTTGTAATGCTTGTAGATGGCGTAGTATTAGGGATGCTGGGATGTATTGATACATTACTGACTGCGGTAATTGCAGATAGTTTGACTAGAACTGAACACAAATCAGACAAAGAATTGATTGGTCAGGGTATTGGTAACTTGGTTTCTGGTTTGTGTGGTGGTTTACCCGGTGCCGGCGCAACGATGGGGACTGTGGTAAATATTCAAACAGGTGCTCAAACGGCTGTATCTGGTTTAACTCGCGCTTTAATTTTGCTGGTGGTGGTTTTGTGGGCTGCTAATTTTACTGAACCAATTCCAATGGCGGTATTAGCAGCGATCGCTCTCAAGGTGGGGATAGATATTCTCGACTGGAGCTTCTTAAAACGCGCTCACAAAGTTTCTCTCAAGGGAACACTCATCATGTATGGGGTAATGTTCCTGACAGTATTTGTGGATTTGATTGTTGCTGTTGGTGTTGGGGTATTCATTGCTAACATCCTGACTATTGAGCGTCTTTCCAGCTTGCAATCCGAAGAAGTCAAGACTATTACCGACACAGATGATGCAATTATCTTAAGCGATGAAGAAAAACGACTCTTAGATCGAGCCAACGGCCGCGTGTTGCTATTCTACTTGAGCGGGCCGATGATTTTTGGAGTTTCTAAGGCGATCGCTCGTGAACACAACGCCCTACAAAATTGCGATGTTTTAATTGTGGATTTGAGCGATGTACCTTTATTGGGTGTTACTGCTTCACTAGCAATTGAGAATGCGATTAAAGAAGCTGTCGAGAAAGGGCGTCAAGTATTTATCGTTGGGGCGACTGGCAAGATTAAACGGCGGTTGGAACGCTTTGGAATTTTGCAACTGTTACCCCCACATCACCTACTAATGGATCGTACAGAGGCAATAAAAGAAGCAGTTGCTTTTGTTACTGCCAACAATTTGGATCGAGATGTTTCTGCAAGCAGTACATATCGCAGCGATTTTAATGATGCTGCTACAGCACAGTAG